The Tumebacillus amylolyticus genome window below encodes:
- a CDS encoding cyclodeaminase/cyclohydrolase family protein, with product MTTSTFDQPIRTFLTAAASNSHTPGGGSVAALAAALGASMTSMVANLTQGAKFAELEADMQKIASEMAANIRECDELLESDMQSFDAYMIALKLPKDTEEQKASRSLALQSAAISATAVPLRLAELCRDALVTSQSIAEIANKNVISDLGVAALLLEAAAQSALLTVDINLPGLKDLERKSQFTATRNQIEQDVVSLRQSVVTAVRGRLA from the coding sequence ATGACCACGAGCACATTTGACCAACCGATTCGCACGTTCCTCACCGCCGCGGCTTCGAACTCGCACACTCCGGGTGGCGGCAGCGTCGCAGCTCTGGCCGCAGCGCTCGGCGCTTCGATGACGTCGATGGTCGCCAACCTCACCCAAGGCGCGAAGTTCGCCGAACTGGAAGCCGACATGCAGAAGATCGCAAGCGAAATGGCGGCGAACATTCGCGAATGCGACGAACTGCTCGAGTCTGACATGCAGTCGTTCGACGCCTACATGATCGCCCTCAAACTGCCCAAGGACACCGAGGAGCAAAAAGCGTCCCGCTCGCTCGCGCTTCAGTCCGCCGCCATCTCGGCGACCGCTGTGCCGCTTCGCCTCGCGGAACTCTGCCGCGACGCACTGGTCACTTCCCAGTCTATTGCCGAAATCGCAAACAAGAACGTCATTTCGGACCTCGGTGTAGCGGCTCTGTTGCTCGAAGCGGCCGCGCAATCGGCGCTGTTGACCGTGGACATCAACTTGCCGGGTCTCAAAGACCTTGAACGCAAATCTCAGTTCACCGCAACCCGCAACCAGATTGAGCAAGACGTGGTCTCCCTCCGTCAGTCCGTCGTCACCGCCGTGCGCGGGCGACTCGCGTAA
- a CDS encoding bifunctional 5,10-methylenetetrahydrofolate dehydrogenase/5,10-methenyltetrahydrofolate cyclohydrolase, with product MSTLMKGKELADIIRQDILSQVEAMKARGIEPRMATVLVDGDPASLYYAEAKGRAADKLGIDYELHKLPANVSEEFLLSVLDKLNQAPDIHGIMLELPLPKHLNKQRIISAINPIKDVDGLTQTNLLATILGTPGLYPATPLACLGLAKHYGYDVFGKHVVLVGVGETVGKPLLHLLLREKATVTVCHSKTPDLSVHLKQADFAFVAAGRADLIRPEMVHENLVLIDAGINETADGNIVGDAQPEVANHVAAMTPTPGGVGTVTTAQLFANLMTAMNLQANREEVR from the coding sequence ATGAGTACGCTGATGAAAGGCAAGGAACTTGCAGACATCATCCGTCAAGACATCCTCTCGCAAGTGGAAGCTATGAAAGCCCGTGGCATCGAACCGCGCATGGCGACGGTCTTGGTTGACGGCGACCCGGCCTCCCTCTACTACGCCGAAGCAAAGGGACGTGCGGCTGACAAACTCGGGATCGACTACGAACTGCACAAACTCCCCGCCAACGTCTCGGAGGAATTTCTGCTCTCTGTCCTCGACAAACTGAACCAAGCTCCGGACATCCACGGGATCATGCTCGAACTCCCGCTTCCGAAGCACTTGAACAAACAACGCATCATCTCCGCGATCAACCCGATCAAAGACGTGGACGGCCTGACGCAAACCAACTTGCTCGCGACCATCCTCGGCACGCCGGGCCTCTATCCGGCGACGCCGCTTGCGTGCCTGGGACTTGCCAAGCACTACGGCTATGACGTATTTGGCAAGCACGTCGTCCTCGTCGGCGTCGGAGAAACGGTCGGCAAACCGCTCCTCCACCTCCTGCTTCGGGAAAAAGCGACCGTGACGGTCTGTCATTCCAAGACCCCGGATCTCTCCGTCCATCTCAAACAAGCGGACTTCGCTTTCGTAGCAGCCGGTCGCGCCGATTTGATTCGCCCGGAGATGGTGCATGAGAACCTCGTCCTGATCGACGCCGGCATCAACGAAACGGCAGACGGCAACATCGTCGGCGATGCACAACCGGAAGTTGCCAACCATGTCGCCGCCATGACCCCGACTCCGGGCGGCGTCGGAACGGTCACCACCGCTCAACTGTTCGCCAACTTGATGACGGCGATGAATCTGCAAGCCAATCGCGAGGAGGTACGCTAA